From one Sciurus carolinensis chromosome 9, mSciCar1.2, whole genome shotgun sequence genomic stretch:
- the LOC124993075 gene encoding LOW QUALITY PROTEIN: protein SET-like (The sequence of the model RefSeq protein was modified relative to this genomic sequence to represent the inferred CDS: inserted 2 bases in 1 codon) yields the protein MAPKRQSSLQSQTKKPKLPPAPRQADSSASPGLPKGEKEQQEAIEHIDEVQNEIDRLNEQTSEEILKVEQKYNKLRQPFFQKRSELIAKIPNFWVTTFVNHPXVSALLGEEDEEALHYLTRVEVTEFEDIKSGYRIDFYFDENPYFENKVLSKEFHLNESGDPSSKSTEIKWKSGKDLTKRSSQTQNKASRKRQHEEPESFFTWFTDHSDAGADELGEVIKDDIWPNPLQYYLVPDMDDEEGEGEEDDDDDEEEEGLEDIDEEGDEDEGEEDEDDDEGEEGEEDEGEDD from the exons ATGGCCCCCAAACGCCAATCTTCGCTCCAGTCTCAAACGAAGAAACCCAAACTGCCTCCTGCCCCAAGGCAGGCGGATTCATCGGCCTCTCCGGGCTTGCCGAAGGGTgaaaaagaacaacaagaagCAATTGAACATATTGATGAAGTACAAAATGAAATAGACAGACTTAATGAACAAACCAGTGAGGAGATATTGAAAGTAGAACAGAAATATAACAAACTCCGCCAACCATTTTTTCAGAAGAGGTCAGAATTGATCGCCAAAATCCCAAATTTTTGGGTAACAACATTTGTCAACCATCC AGTGTCTGCACTGCTTGGGGAAGAAGATGAAGAGGCACTGCATTATTTGACCAGAGTTGAAGTGACAGAATTTGAAGATATCAAATCAGGTTAcagaatagatttttattttgatgaaaatccTTACTTCGAAAATAAAGTTCTCTCCAAAGAATTTCATCTGAATGAGAGTGGTGATCCATCTTCAAAGTCCACTGAAATCAAATGGAAATCTGGAAAGGATTTGACGAAACGTTCAAGTCAAACGCAGAATAAAGCCAGCAGGAAGAGGCAGCATGAAGAACCAGAGAGCTTCTTTACCTGGTTTACTGACCACTCTGATGCAGGTGCAGATGAATTAGGAGAGGTCATCAAAGATGATATTTGGCCAAATCCATTGCAGTACTACTTGGTACCTGATATGGATGatgaagaaggggaaggagaagaagatgatgatgatgatgaagaagaagaaggattGGAAGATATTGATGAAGAAGGGGATGAGGATGAAGGTGAAgaggatgaagatgatgatgaaggggaggaaggagaggaggatgaAGGAGAAGATGACTAA